In Thermosynechococcus sichuanensis E542, a single genomic region encodes these proteins:
- a CDS encoding YtxH domain-containing protein — MSQQQGGGGAFLGGLLLGGAIGTVVGLLIAPRSGKETRQLLRKSADALPELLEDITASFEQHRDRLSETTQERWQATLERLKEAIAVGIEVTQQQRQTLRREANGMALSDPDEEDAVNQ; from the coding sequence ATGAGTCAGCAACAGGGTGGCGGTGGTGCTTTTTTGGGAGGTCTGCTCCTAGGGGGCGCGATCGGGACAGTGGTGGGGCTGCTCATTGCTCCCCGCTCTGGCAAGGAAACCCGACAACTGCTGCGCAAATCCGCTGATGCCCTCCCCGAACTGCTCGAAGACATTACGGCTAGTTTTGAGCAACATCGCGATCGCCTCTCAGAAACCACCCAAGAGCGCTGGCAGGCCACCCTAGAACGGCTCAAGGAAGCGATCGCCGTTGGTATCGAAGTCACCCAGCAACAGCGGCAAACCTTGCGGCGTGAAGCCAATGGCATGGCCTTGAGTGACCCCGATGAAGAGGATGCTGTGAATCAGTAG